The nucleotide window CAGTATTGCAGATATTAGCACCGATGAACACAGGGCGTGCCACAAACGGAAATACCACCATTCCCGCCAAATTCAACAAAAAATGTAAAGGCTGTATATTTTGATGCATTATACCCACCTGCACGGCGGCAGCAAATTGTCGTACAAATAAGGTTTCGGCGATTTTACCGGCTATATTCAGTTTAGCAAGGAACTCCTTCGAGTTATTTTTGGCTTCGGAGATGATAAATAAAGGAATGTCGGGGTTGGCAGAAAAAGAATCAATATAATGCTCTACGATGCGGGAGAGTTTTTGATGGAAGTCAGTATTTCCGTCATTTAAAATCAGCAGTAAAGAACCAAAGAAACTGTTGAGGGTTTCGAGCATAATAATATCGTATAGTTTCTTTTTGCTGCGAAAATAATAATTCAGTAAAGCCAAATTAATGCCTGCCGCTTGTGCAATATCGCGGGTTTTGGTGGCATCAAATCCTTTTTCGTGAAAAATTTTTCGCGCCGCTTCTTTTATTTTTTGCTCGGTATCTAATTCAGAAATAGTCATAACGACTCATTGGTTTATTCAAAAATCAGGTGCAAAGATATTATTTGTTTTTATGTTTTAATCATTTGTTTAAAAATATCATTTAATCTTTTATTTCTTTAAGAAAGAAAAACAGATTGCCGCCGATGAGAGAAATCAGAATAGTTTTTGTGTAATATATTTTATCATTATTTTGAATTTATTAAAATCACTGTTTCATTTTTTCATTTCTTTTTTATCTTTGGGCTGAACGCTAACGATATTCGTTTGTTGGTTGATGTATTATATCTATATTTTTTACTTTTTTTAGATGATGATAAAACATTTTTTCTTTTGTTTGCTGTGCCTCCTCATCAGCTCCGGCTATGCAGCAGCACAAGTGCTCACGGCTACGCCGGCTTTTCCTTCGCCCACACAGCCGTTCACATTTTATTTTGATGCCACGCAAGGCAACGGCGGACTTGCCGATTGCAACTGTGAGGTGTATTTGCACACCGGTGTTATCACGAATTTGAGTACAAGCCAAAGCGATTGGAAACATAGTTACAACTTGGGGCAGCAACGACCCCACTTACAAAATGACCAAAGTAAGCGACAATGTGTACAGCTATACCATATATAATGCAATGGAATTTTATGGCGTTCCCGAAACCGAAACGATTCAAAAACTGGCTTTGGTGTTTCGCAACGCAAACGGCAGTCAGGAAGGGAAAGACGTAGGAAACGCCGACATCTATTTGCAGATATATGAGCAGGGGCTGTATGCCTCTTTCACCATTCCGGGGGCTTACGAATCTTTTTCGTCCCTTAACCAAACCGTCACCATTGCCGCCGAAAGTTCGCAACCCGCCACTTTGGAATTGTATCTCAACAACAGCCTCCTGCAAAGTGCCGCCAATGCCCAAAACATGGAGTATTTCTTCACGCCCACCGAAGCCGGACATTATTATTTTAAAATGAAAGCCTCCACCGCCGATGCCATTGCTGAAGATTCGGCGCATGTGGTGGTGCAGGGCGAAGTGCCGATTGCCGAGTTGCCGCTCAACGTGCGCGACGGTGTAAATTATATCAGCGACAACAGCGTCATTTTATCTTTATACGCTCCCGACAAAAATTTTGTGTATGTAGTGGGCGATTTTAATAATTGGGAGTTGCACCCTTCGGGCTTTATGAACCGCACCCCCGAAGGCGACCGCTATTGGCTGCAAATCGACAACTTAGAAGCCGGAAAAGC belongs to Sphingobacteriales bacterium and includes:
- a CDS encoding TetR/AcrR family transcriptional regulator — protein: MTISELDTEQKIKEAARKIFHEKGFDATKTRDIAQAAGINLALLNYYFRSKKKLYDIIMLETLNSFFGSLLLILNDGNTDFHQKLSRIVEHYIDSFSANPDIPLFIISEAKNNSKEFLAKLNIAGKIAETLFVRQFAAAVQVGIMHQNIQPLHFLLNLAGMVVFPFVARPVFIGANICNTADFKKLMQERKQLIPQWIATLLAATN